A single region of the Triticum dicoccoides isolate Atlit2015 ecotype Zavitan chromosome 2B, WEW_v2.0, whole genome shotgun sequence genome encodes:
- the LOC119365925 gene encoding endoribonuclease YBEY, chloroplastic-like isoform X1 — translation MARLHHLLSRALASNHLLRSPPLPFSARPTLPLHSQPPPAPPPHPHGRSPPPFLAAASRHYASSLSRRRRRGMAPPMFPRRRRVRLKGPAELSVQIGIEEALPDDPLILSIAETLRTDAGKAMKLAFHNLGNSEYKTRDPCISNVDEYDSVEVSVLLCDDDFIRKLNKEWRDEDRATDVLSMSQHIPGLQIPVLQLGDLVISVDTARRQAEERGHALLDEIRILMVHGLLHLLGFDHELSKEAEEEMEQEEEKILNTLEWIGKGLIRSAYHFSTDMGHSENSDEANRDIEKRSLQESHQPKLTHIVCDIDGTVVDYEGRLHSESIESLREAVSRGVTVIMLTGKTRASTIATFKLLNMEGRGDFISENSAGVFLQGSLVYGEHGQLIYRANLDVDICKEACLYSLKHKIPLVAYCEEQCLTLFEHPSVDLLHTVHHETKVKVMPSVEDLLEYSSIQKLLFLGNTDEDFSVLTRHWSGLTEGKACVIK, via the exons ATGGCGCGCCTCCACCACCTTCTCTCCCGCGCGCTCGCCTCCAACCACCTCCTCCGCTCTCCTCCGCTCCCTTTCTCAGCGCGCCCGACTCTCCCGCTCCACTCGCAGCCGCCGCCGGCGCCTCCTCCTCATCCCCATGGTCGCAGCCCGCCCCCTTTCCTCGCCGCCGCCTCGCGGCACTACGCGTCATCCCTATCCAGGCGACGCCGGCGCGGCATGGCGCCGCCGATGTTTCCGAGACGGAGGAGAGTCAGGTTGAAGGGCCCCGCCGAGCTCAGCGTCCAGATTGGCATCGAAGAAGCCCTGCCCGATGACCCCCTCATCCTG AGTATTGCAGAAACGCTTCGAACGGATGCTGGGAAGGCAATGAAGCTGGCGTTCCACAATTTGGGGAACTCGGAGTACAAGACCAGAGACCCTTGTATAAGCAATGTGGATGAGTACGACAGCGTTGAGGTGTCTGTGCTGCTTTGCGATGATGATTTTATCAGGAAGCTGAACAAGGAATGGAGGGATGAAGACCGCGCGACAGACGTTCTGTCAATGTCGCAGCATATCCCGGGGCTCCAAATTCCCGTT CTGCAACTAGGTGACTTGGTAATTTCTGTTGACACAGCCCGACGGCAAGCAGAAGAAAGAGGCCATGCACTTCTTGATGAGATAAGAATTCTCATG GTTCATGGATTGTTGCATTTATTGGGCTTTGATCATGAACTCAGCAAGGAGGCTGAAGAAGAGATGGAGCAGGAAGAAGAAAAAATATTAAATACCCTTGAATGGATAGGAAAAGGACTCATTAGGAGTGCATATCATTTCAGTACTGATATGGGTCATTCAGAAAATTCTGATG AGGCCAATAGAGATATAGAGAAAAGGAGTTTACAGGAGAGTCATCAGCCGAAACTGACCCATATAGTATGTGATATAGATG GTACTGTTGTGGATTATGAAGGACGCCTGCATTCGGAGTCAATAGAATCTTTGAGAGAGGCAGTATCACGGGGAGTAACTGTTATCATGCTTACTGGCAAG ACCCGTGCTTCCACCATAGCAACCTTCAAGCTTCTTAATATGGAAGGAAGAGGTGATTTTATATCGGAGAATTCAGCTGGTGTATTTCTACAG GGTTCGCTTGTATATGGGGAGCATGGCCAACTTATTTATAGAGCAAACTTGGATGTGGATATATGCAAGGAG GCATGTTTGTACTCCTTGAAGCATAAAATTCCTCTTGTTGCATACTGTGAGGAACAATGTTTGACCTTGTTTGAACATCCTTCTGTCGACTTGTTGCACACTGTGCACCATGAGACCAAG GTAAAAGTGATGCCTTCAGTTGAGGACCTCTTGGAATATTCATCGATTCAG aagttgcttttccttGGCAACACGGATGAAGATTTTTCTGTCCTCACACGGCATTGGTCGGGACTAACAGAAGGGAAAGCATGTGTTATCAAATAG
- the LOC119365925 gene encoding endoribonuclease YBEY, chloroplastic-like isoform X2 has protein sequence MARLHHLLSRALASNHLLRSPPLPFSARPTLPLHSQPPPAPPPHPHGRSPPPFLAAASRHYASSLSRRRRRGMAPPMFPRRRRVRLKGPAELSVQIGIEEALPDDPLILSIAETLRTDAGKAMKLAFHNLGNSEYKTRDPCISNVDEYDSVEVSVLLCDDDFIRKLNKEWRDEDRATDVLSMSQHIPGLQIPVLQLGDLVISVDTARRQAEERGHALLDEIRILMVHGLLHLLGFDHELSKEAEEEMEQEEEKILNTLEWIGKGLIRSAYHFSTDMGHSENSDEANRDIEKRSLQESHQPKLTHIVCDIDGTVVDYEGRLHSESIESLREAVSRGVTVIMLTGKTRASTIATFKLLNMEGRGDFISENSAGVFLQGSLVYGEHGQLIYRANLDVDICKEEDLRGISCLVSSLS, from the exons ATGGCGCGCCTCCACCACCTTCTCTCCCGCGCGCTCGCCTCCAACCACCTCCTCCGCTCTCCTCCGCTCCCTTTCTCAGCGCGCCCGACTCTCCCGCTCCACTCGCAGCCGCCGCCGGCGCCTCCTCCTCATCCCCATGGTCGCAGCCCGCCCCCTTTCCTCGCCGCCGCCTCGCGGCACTACGCGTCATCCCTATCCAGGCGACGCCGGCGCGGCATGGCGCCGCCGATGTTTCCGAGACGGAGGAGAGTCAGGTTGAAGGGCCCCGCCGAGCTCAGCGTCCAGATTGGCATCGAAGAAGCCCTGCCCGATGACCCCCTCATCCTG AGTATTGCAGAAACGCTTCGAACGGATGCTGGGAAGGCAATGAAGCTGGCGTTCCACAATTTGGGGAACTCGGAGTACAAGACCAGAGACCCTTGTATAAGCAATGTGGATGAGTACGACAGCGTTGAGGTGTCTGTGCTGCTTTGCGATGATGATTTTATCAGGAAGCTGAACAAGGAATGGAGGGATGAAGACCGCGCGACAGACGTTCTGTCAATGTCGCAGCATATCCCGGGGCTCCAAATTCCCGTT CTGCAACTAGGTGACTTGGTAATTTCTGTTGACACAGCCCGACGGCAAGCAGAAGAAAGAGGCCATGCACTTCTTGATGAGATAAGAATTCTCATG GTTCATGGATTGTTGCATTTATTGGGCTTTGATCATGAACTCAGCAAGGAGGCTGAAGAAGAGATGGAGCAGGAAGAAGAAAAAATATTAAATACCCTTGAATGGATAGGAAAAGGACTCATTAGGAGTGCATATCATTTCAGTACTGATATGGGTCATTCAGAAAATTCTGATG AGGCCAATAGAGATATAGAGAAAAGGAGTTTACAGGAGAGTCATCAGCCGAAACTGACCCATATAGTATGTGATATAGATG GTACTGTTGTGGATTATGAAGGACGCCTGCATTCGGAGTCAATAGAATCTTTGAGAGAGGCAGTATCACGGGGAGTAACTGTTATCATGCTTACTGGCAAG ACCCGTGCTTCCACCATAGCAACCTTCAAGCTTCTTAATATGGAAGGAAGAGGTGATTTTATATCGGAGAATTCAGCTGGTGTATTTCTACAG GGTTCGCTTGTATATGGGGAGCATGGCCAACTTATTTATAGAGCAAACTTGGATGTGGATATATGCAAGGAG GAGGATTTGCGGGGCATTTCGTGTCTTGTCAGTTCTTTATCGTGA